From the Streptomyces syringium genome, one window contains:
- a CDS encoding MarR family winged helix-turn-helix transcriptional regulator has protein sequence MHDGTLSGQASPSADVTERLGYRLKRAAAALRGAMDKALREYGMTVPQYACLELLDQRPGLSNAELARGTFVTRQSMNVVLRGLQDAGLITRPATTDRGRALPAHLTDEGRLRLAAARSAVYAIDQRMTDAVPEQRLADLLADLDRMVAALDG, from the coding sequence ATGCACGATGGGACTCTCTCCGGCCAGGCCTCGCCGTCCGCCGACGTCACCGAGCGCCTGGGATACCGCCTCAAGCGCGCCGCCGCGGCCCTGCGCGGCGCGATGGACAAAGCGCTGCGTGAGTACGGCATGACGGTGCCGCAGTACGCCTGTCTCGAACTCCTCGACCAGCGCCCCGGTCTGTCCAACGCCGAGCTGGCCCGCGGCACCTTCGTCACCCGGCAGTCCATGAACGTGGTCCTGCGCGGACTGCAGGACGCGGGCCTCATCACCCGCCCGGCTACCACCGACCGCGGACGTGCTCTGCCCGCCCACCTCACCGACGAGGGCCGGCTTCGCCTCGCGGCGGCACGCTCCGCTGTCTACGCCATCGACCAGCGCATGACCGACGCGGTCCCGGAGCAACGTCTCGCGGACCTCCTCGCCGACCTCGACCGCATGGTCGCAGCTCTCGACGGGTGA
- a CDS encoding isochorismatase family protein, protein MTASASLRDVIGLGSHVPRLGESTLVMIDFQNTYRDGVMALDGAEQALAAGARLLASARAVGAPVIHVVNDGGEGSPYDIRAEIGSISDEVAPLAGEPVVVKHFPNAFHDTALEETLRTLSAGPDLVIAGFMTHMCVTFTAQGAFNLGYRPTVVAEATATRPLTTPDGNVLSAATLQSAALTTISDLFGTVAPTVDSLVP, encoded by the coding sequence ATGACCGCTTCCGCCAGCCTGCGTGACGTGATCGGCCTCGGCAGCCACGTGCCCCGCCTCGGCGAGTCCACCCTGGTAATGATCGACTTCCAGAACACCTACCGCGACGGAGTCATGGCACTCGACGGCGCCGAGCAGGCCCTGGCCGCCGGGGCCCGCCTCCTCGCCTCGGCCCGCGCCGTCGGCGCCCCGGTCATCCATGTGGTCAATGACGGCGGTGAAGGCAGCCCGTACGACATCCGCGCCGAGATCGGATCCATCAGCGACGAGGTCGCTCCCCTCGCGGGCGAACCGGTCGTGGTCAAGCACTTCCCGAACGCCTTCCACGACACCGCGCTGGAGGAGACCCTGCGCACCCTCAGTGCCGGACCCGACCTGGTCATCGCCGGGTTCATGACCCACATGTGCGTCACCTTCACCGCCCAGGGCGCCTTCAACCTCGGTTACCGCCCCACCGTCGTCGCCGAGGCCACCGCCACCCGCCCCCTCACCACACCCGACGGAAACGTACTGTCGGCCGCCACCCTCCAGAGCGCGGCCCTGACCACCATCAGCGACCTGTTCGGCACCGTCGCCCCGACGGTCGACAGCCTCGTTCCGTAG
- a CDS encoding GlxA family transcriptional regulator yields MPLTHRVVIAVFPDVDLLDVTGPAEVFALANRESAGRAGYSVRLAGPGQGPVRTSAGVRLLADTSFAEVGAGVDTLLVPGAVDMHPEGPVARIDQDVVDWIKTTAPHAQRVASVCVGAHLLAAAGLLDGKRATTHWSTAAQLAADHPQVTVDADPIFVRSGQVWTGAGISACMDLALALVAEDHGEDLALAVARQLVMYLKRQGGQSQFSVPLSRPAAGRRDIDELRLFIAEHLDADLSAAALAARMCLSERHFARVFRQETGTSPAAYVEAARVEAARRLLETTDQPLEHVAGITGLGSVETLHRAFRKQISTTPAAYRRRFRTTT; encoded by the coding sequence ATGCCCCTCACCCACCGCGTTGTCATCGCTGTCTTCCCCGATGTCGATCTGCTCGACGTCACCGGCCCGGCGGAAGTCTTCGCCTTGGCCAACCGGGAATCAGCAGGCAGGGCGGGCTACTCGGTGCGTCTGGCGGGCCCCGGACAGGGACCGGTCCGCACCTCGGCCGGTGTGCGGCTGCTCGCGGACACGTCCTTCGCCGAAGTCGGCGCGGGCGTCGACACACTGCTGGTACCCGGTGCGGTGGACATGCACCCGGAAGGCCCGGTGGCCCGCATCGACCAGGACGTCGTCGACTGGATCAAAACCACCGCCCCGCACGCACAGCGAGTGGCATCGGTATGCGTCGGCGCGCACCTGCTGGCGGCGGCCGGACTGCTGGACGGCAAGAGGGCGACCACCCACTGGTCGACGGCGGCACAGCTCGCCGCCGACCACCCCCAGGTCACCGTGGACGCCGACCCGATCTTCGTGCGCTCCGGGCAGGTGTGGACGGGGGCGGGCATCAGCGCCTGCATGGACCTCGCACTGGCCCTGGTGGCCGAGGACCACGGTGAGGACCTGGCTCTGGCAGTAGCCCGTCAACTGGTGATGTACCTCAAGCGGCAAGGCGGGCAGAGCCAGTTCAGTGTCCCACTGAGCCGCCCCGCCGCCGGCAGGCGGGACATCGACGAACTGCGCCTGTTCATCGCCGAACACCTCGACGCCGACCTGTCGGCGGCCGCGCTCGCGGCTCGGATGTGCCTGAGCGAGCGCCACTTCGCTCGTGTCTTCCGCCAGGAGACCGGCACCAGCCCGGCCGCCTACGTCGAGGCCGCACGCGTCGAAGCCGCGCGCCGCCTGCTGGAAACCACCGACCAGCCGCTCGAACACGTCGCCGGAATCACCGGCCTGGGCTCCGTGGAAACCCTGCACCGCGCCTTCCGCAAGCAGATCAGCACGACCCCGGCGGCCTACCGCCGCCGCTTCCGCACCACCACCTGA
- a CDS encoding class I SAM-dependent DNA methyltransferase, producing MEDEDGYFGESIAATYDESVADMSRPDVVNPAVDVLAELAGDGPALELGIGTGRIALPLARRGVPVHGIDLSRAMAARLHAKPGGDAIGVTIGDFATTRVAGTYAVAYLVFNTINNLTTQDAQVACFRNAADHLEPGGCFVIEVGVPDLRRLPPGQSAVPFHISPTRWAFDTYDVATQAMSSHYVTIVDGRAEHSSIPFRYVWPAELDLMAQLAGLRLRDRWEGWARTPFTSESRRHVSVWEKPSD from the coding sequence ATGGAGGATGAGGACGGCTACTTCGGAGAAAGCATCGCCGCGACCTATGACGAGTCGGTGGCGGACATGTCCCGGCCGGATGTGGTGAACCCGGCGGTCGACGTACTGGCCGAGCTCGCCGGTGACGGCCCTGCGCTCGAACTCGGCATCGGAACCGGTCGGATCGCGCTGCCACTGGCCCGGCGCGGAGTCCCGGTCCACGGCATCGACCTGTCCCGGGCCATGGCCGCCCGGCTGCATGCCAAGCCGGGTGGCGACGCCATCGGCGTGACCATCGGCGACTTCGCGACGACGCGGGTAGCGGGCACGTACGCGGTCGCCTACCTCGTCTTCAACACGATCAATAATCTGACGACGCAGGACGCCCAAGTGGCCTGCTTCCGCAACGCCGCCGACCATCTGGAGCCCGGCGGCTGTTTCGTCATCGAGGTGGGGGTGCCGGACCTGCGCCGGCTCCCCCCGGGCCAGAGCGCCGTACCGTTCCACATCAGCCCGACCCGGTGGGCGTTCGACACGTACGACGTCGCCACCCAGGCGATGAGTTCGCACTACGTCACGATCGTCGACGGTCGCGCCGAGCACTCGTCCATCCCCTTCCGGTATGTGTGGCCGGCCGAGCTGGACCTGATGGCACAGCTCGCCGGGCTGCGGCTGCGCGACCGGTGGGAGGGGTGGGCACGGACGCCGTTCACCAGCGAAAGCCGTCGGCACGTCTCGGTCTGGGAGAAGCCCTCCGACTGA
- a CDS encoding helix-turn-helix domain-containing protein, with protein MTADTPLSGRLDDDDYPAYTMGRAAEMLGTTPGFLRAIGEARLITPLRSEGGHRRYSRYQLRIAARARALVDQGTPVEAACRIVILEDQLEEAQRINAEFRRAAADPHPSSH; from the coding sequence ATGACAGCAGACACTCCGCTCAGTGGCCGTCTGGACGACGACGACTACCCCGCGTACACCATGGGCCGGGCTGCCGAGATGCTCGGCACCACACCCGGCTTCCTCCGAGCCATCGGTGAGGCCCGCCTCATCACCCCGCTCCGCTCCGAGGGCGGGCACCGCCGGTACTCCCGCTACCAGCTGCGGATCGCGGCCCGCGCCCGCGCACTCGTCGACCAGGGCACCCCGGTCGAGGCAGCCTGCCGCATCGTCATCCTCGAGGACCAGCTCGAGGAGGCCCAGCGCATCAACGCCGAATTCCGCCGCGCCGCGGCCGACCCGCATCCCAGCTCTCACTGA
- a CDS encoding VOC family protein, with protein sequence MAVTVSGPDFIALQVRDVEAAAAFYEKHLGLRRAPASPSGAVVFPTEPIPFAVREPLPGVDLDAVERPGLGVALWFRTTDAQALHDRLHAAGIPILRAPEEGPFGRMFTFAGPEGYAITTHEG encoded by the coding sequence ATGGCTGTCACCGTCAGCGGGCCCGACTTCATCGCACTGCAGGTGCGTGATGTCGAAGCGGCTGCCGCCTTCTACGAGAAGCACCTCGGGCTGCGCCGCGCACCGGCCTCGCCCTCCGGCGCCGTGGTGTTCCCCACCGAGCCGATTCCGTTCGCGGTGCGCGAGCCGCTGCCCGGGGTGGATCTCGACGCCGTCGAGCGGCCCGGCCTCGGGGTCGCCCTGTGGTTCCGGACCACCGACGCGCAGGCGCTGCACGACCGACTGCACGCCGCCGGGATCCCCATCCTCAGGGCGCCCGAGGAGGGCCCCTTCGGCAGGATGTTCACGTTCGCCGGCCCGGAGGGGTACGCCATCACCACACACGAAGGCTGA